A portion of the Fusobacterium nucleatum genome contains these proteins:
- a CDS encoding AAA domain-containing protein gives MDTKYNMIIINDEIKTSDILSCMYNDYTKKMDVKFKFSNNGKTYSYACSKVEWLKNPRKLNPNMYHISKEGQDFFNITTIYEFKGKDKSYWHICFDDNSEKDYCQSDLHIIESCLNQSLSANVFEYIKQIASLNDIKNEETGEKLLVKKYENISFVSDDVALAKYLNPSDKNTDKKGDNYIPIFPFGCNNSQYKAVRNAMEKQISIIQGPPGTGKTQTILNIIANILMQGKTVQIVSNNNSATENVYEKLSSTKYNLGFIAATLGSSKNKKNFIEHQDTNYPDFSSWKIEENPNDLQKKIAEQSNQLKIVFDKQEKLACLRQELSQLLTEKEYFNQYIEKLKISIENIKFKKKLSSKHWINLWQECQSILENKKVIGFWFKIKAFFKYGVTDWNIYKQKNLNIIITLQNIYYRVKQEELLSDIADTEKYLDGVNKNLLEDLCNQSMIILKDKLARRYKKNNVRKVFTKEDLWKDPYSVLAEYPVILSTTFSSRNSLNSDVVYDYLIMDEASQVDIATGALALSSARNAVIVGDTKQLPNIVTNDIKNKAKGIFDTFNMSEGYQYTKSFLQSILDVIPNVTQVLLREHYRCHPKIINFCNQKFYRGELIIMTTDKGEKDVLSVVKTRVGNHERNHYSQRQIDVIKNEIIPKYILNSKECGIITPYKNQVEALNKEITNIDASTVHKFQGKEKENIIISTVDDEISDFADDPYLINVAVSRAKKKLILVVTGNEQTKEYNITDLMDYIQYNNFDVVESKIYSIFDYLYKQYTEKRIAYLQKHKKISEYDSENLMYSLIEDIISDNKYASLDVVCHFQLNMLIKNPELLNDQEYQYMMNPATHVDFLIYNRISKKPVLAIEVDGYKYHKKESKQASRDLLKNRILELYEIPLLRFKTNGSGEKEKIIELLEKLRM, from the coding sequence ATGGATACAAAATACAATATGATTATTATTAATGATGAAATAAAGACATCTGACATACTTTCATGTATGTATAATGACTATACAAAAAAGATGGATGTCAAATTCAAATTTAGTAATAATGGAAAAACATATTCATATGCATGTTCAAAGGTAGAATGGTTAAAAAATCCTAGGAAATTAAATCCCAACATGTATCATATCAGCAAAGAAGGACAAGATTTTTTTAATATTACAACTATATACGAGTTTAAAGGAAAAGATAAATCCTACTGGCATATTTGTTTTGATGATAATAGTGAAAAAGATTACTGTCAAAGCGACTTACATATTATTGAATCTTGCCTTAATCAAAGTCTATCTGCAAATGTATTTGAATATATAAAGCAGATTGCAAGCTTGAATGATATTAAAAATGAAGAGACTGGTGAAAAGCTGTTAGTGAAAAAGTATGAAAATATATCTTTTGTAAGTGATGATGTAGCACTAGCAAAATATTTGAATCCATCTGATAAAAATACTGATAAAAAGGGAGATAATTACATCCCAATTTTTCCATTCGGATGCAATAATAGTCAGTATAAGGCTGTAAGAAATGCTATGGAAAAACAGATTAGTATTATACAAGGACCTCCTGGAACAGGCAAAACACAAACAATATTAAATATTATTGCTAATATATTAATGCAAGGAAAAACAGTACAAATAGTATCAAATAATAATTCAGCAACTGAAAATGTATATGAAAAATTATCTTCTACTAAGTATAATTTGGGATTTATTGCAGCAACATTAGGAAGTTCTAAAAATAAAAAAAATTTTATTGAACATCAGGATACAAATTATCCAGATTTTTCATCTTGGAAAATAGAAGAAAATCCTAATGATTTACAGAAGAAAATAGCAGAACAATCCAATCAATTAAAAATTGTTTTTGATAAACAAGAAAAACTGGCGTGTTTAAGACAAGAACTTTCACAGTTGCTTACAGAAAAAGAATATTTTAATCAATATATCGAAAAATTAAAAATTTCCATAGAAAATATAAAGTTCAAAAAAAAATTGTCTTCAAAACATTGGATAAATTTATGGCAGGAATGTCAGTCAATTTTAGAAAATAAAAAGGTGATAGGATTTTGGTTTAAAATAAAGGCATTTTTTAAATATGGAGTTACAGATTGGAATATTTATAAACAAAAAAATTTAAATATAATTATAACTTTACAAAATATATATTATCGTGTAAAGCAGGAAGAATTGTTATCTGATATTGCAGATACTGAGAAGTACTTAGATGGTGTTAATAAAAATTTGCTCGAGGATTTATGTAATCAGTCAATGATTATATTAAAAGACAAATTAGCAAGAAGATATAAAAAAAATAATGTACGAAAAGTATTCACTAAGGAGGATTTATGGAAAGATCCATATAGTGTTTTAGCTGAATATCCAGTAATATTGAGTACAACATTTTCATCAAGAAATAGTTTAAATTCAGATGTAGTATATGATTATCTTATTATGGATGAGGCATCACAGGTAGATATTGCAACTGGTGCATTAGCACTTTCCAGTGCAAGGAATGCCGTTATTGTAGGAGATACCAAACAACTTCCTAATATTGTTACAAATGATATAAAAAATAAAGCAAAGGGTATATTTGACACTTTTAACATGAGTGAAGGGTATCAGTATACAAAAAGTTTTCTGCAATCAATTTTGGATGTTATACCAAATGTAACACAAGTATTGTTGCGAGAACATTATAGATGTCACCCTAAAATAATTAATTTTTGTAACCAAAAATTCTATCGTGGTGAATTAATTATAATGACAACAGATAAAGGTGAAAAAGATGTTTTATCAGTAGTAAAAACAAGAGTAGGAAATCATGAGCGTAACCATTATAGTCAACGTCAAATAGATGTTATAAAAAATGAAATTATTCCTAAATATATTTTAAACTCGAAAGAATGTGGAATTATAACACCTTATAAAAATCAAGTTGAAGCATTAAATAAAGAAATAACAAATATTGACGCTTCTACTGTACATAAATTCCAAGGTAAAGAGAAAGAGAATATTATTATATCTACTGTAGATGATGAAATATCAGATTTTGCAGATGATCCATATTTAATTAATGTTGCTGTATCAAGAGCAAAAAAGAAATTAATACTCGTTGTAACTGGCAATGAACAAACAAAAGAATATAACATAACAGATTTGATGGATTATATTCAATACAATAATTTTGATGTTGTAGAGAGCAAGATTTATTCTATTTTTGATTACCTTTATAAACAGTACACTGAAAAAAGAATAGCGTATTTACAGAAACATAAAAAAATATCTGAATATGATTCAGAGAATTTAATGTATTCATTAATAGAAGATATTATCTCTGATAACAAATATGCAAGCCTTGATGTTGTTTGTCACTTTCAATTAAATATGTTGATTAAGAATCCTGAACTTTTAAATGACCAAGAGTATCAATATATGATGAATCCAGCAACACATGTAGATTTTCTTATATATAATAGAATTAGTAAGAAGCCTGTGTTAGCAATTGAAGTTGATGGATATAAATACCATAAAAAAGAGAGTAAACAAGCATCACGAGATTTGTTAAAGAATCGTATATTAGAACTATATGAAATTCCTCTATTGAGATTTAAAACAAATGGTAGTGGAGAAAAAGAAAAAATTATTGAACTCTTAGAGAAATTGAGAATGTGA
- a CDS encoding PDDEXK nuclease domain-containing protein: MVEIEDSIYKEIKSILEQARNKVYKVANSTMVQAYWNIGRVIVEKQGGNNKAEYGAALIKNLSKKMTKEFGKGFTVANLKNMRQFYLIFQKSYALRSELTWTHYRLLMRVENENARNFYIEECIKSNWSTRQLERQITTLFYERLLSSKDKEKVSKEIYKLEPQIKKAEDIIKDPYVLEFLGLLENTNFLEKNLEQALINHLQKFLLELGRGFSFVARQKRITFDGRHFYIDLVFYNYLLKCFVLIDLKVGDLTHQDLGQMQMYVHYFEEEMMNEGDNSPIGIVLCADKSDSIVKYTLSKNETQVFASKYKAYLPSEEELLSEIKREYNILKQEEELGKDE; encoded by the coding sequence ATGGTAGAAATTGAAGATAGTATTTACAAAGAAATTAAAAGTATTTTAGAACAAGCAAGAAATAAAGTGTATAAAGTAGCTAATAGTACTATGGTTCAGGCATACTGGAATATAGGAAGAGTAATTGTTGAAAAGCAGGGAGGTAATAATAAAGCTGAATATGGGGCAGCTTTAATAAAAAATCTTTCAAAAAAGATGACAAAAGAATTTGGAAAAGGTTTTACAGTTGCTAATTTGAAGAATATGAGGCAATTTTATTTAATTTTTCAAAAAAGCTACGCACTGCGTAGCGAATTAACTTGGACACATTATAGATTGCTTATGAGAGTAGAAAATGAAAATGCTAGAAATTTTTATATAGAAGAATGTATCAAATCTAATTGGAGTACAAGACAACTTGAAAGACAAATAACAACTCTTTTTTATGAAAGATTACTTTCTAGCAAGGATAAAGAAAAAGTATCAAAAGAGATATATAAATTAGAACCTCAAATCAAAAAAGCAGAAGATATTATAAAGGATCCTTATGTATTAGAATTTTTAGGTCTACTAGAAAATACAAATTTTTTAGAAAAAAATTTAGAACAAGCATTAATAAATCATTTACAAAAATTTTTATTAGAGCTTGGAAGAGGATTTTCATTTGTAGCTAGGCAAAAAAGAATTACTTTTGATGGAAGACACTTTTATATAGATTTAGTATTTTATAATTATCTTTTAAAATGTTTTGTGCTAATTGATTTAAAAGTTGGAGATTTAACTCATCAAGATTTAGGACAAATGCAAATGTATGTTCATTATTTTGAAGAAGAAATGATGAATGAAGGAGATAATTCACCAATTGGGATTGTATTATGTGCAGATAAAAGTGATTCAATAGTAAAATATACTTTATCAAAAAATGAAACACAAGTTTTTGCCTCAAAGTATAAAGCATATTTGCCTAGTGAAGAAGAATTATTATCAGAAATAAAAAGGGAATATAATATATTGAAACAAGAAGAAGAATTAGGAAAAGATGAATGA